One part of the Cucurbita pepo subsp. pepo cultivar mu-cu-16 unplaced genomic scaffold, ASM280686v2 Cp4.1_scaffold000170, whole genome shotgun sequence genome encodes these proteins:
- the LOC111784202 gene encoding respiratory burst oxidase homolog protein D-like, translated as MRPHEPYSENNSDVESVGSVRRGDRRAFSGPISSTSKPKKNAKFDLSSSSSSSSSSPKAADADDTYVEITLDIRDDSVAVHSVHTAGDDHDPNTLDDPELSLLAKRTLEKQSSSFRASVLRSTSSRFKQVSQELKRFTSLNRRTSTRRLDRTKSAATHALKGLKFIAAKTGGGKTSPSWAPVEKKFDELTASTNGLLPSSLFGECIGMNKDSKEFAGELFRALARRHNITDDTINKSQLKEFWDQISDDSFDSRLQTFFDMVDSDADGRITEEEVEEIISMSASTNKLSTIQKQAKEYAALIMEELDPGNAGYIMIHNLETLLLQAPNQSVRVSDSRVLSQLLSQKLKPTNESNPIIRTYDKFQYFVEDNWQRIWVIMLWLGICAGLFAYKFIQYRHRAVFKIMGYCVCIAKGGAETLKFNMALILLPVCRNTITWLRNKTKLGVIVPFDDNLNFHKVIAVGISVGVGLHALAHLTCDFPRLLDASDEEYKPMKPFFGKEQPDNYWWFLKGVEGITGIIMVILMAIAFTLATPWFRRNKLNLPESLKKLTGFNAFWYSHHLFVIVYALLVVHGIFLYLTKEWYKQTTWMYLAVPVTLYGCERLIRAFRSGIKPVKILKVAVYPGNVLALHMSKPHGFKYKSGQYMFVNCRDVSQFEWHPFSITSAPEDDYLSVHIRTLGDWTRQLKTVFSEVCQPPQAGKSGLLRAEFMQGGAQNPKFPKILIDGPYGAPAQDYKKYDVVLLVGLGIGATPMVSIVKDIIDNMEEKEAEANAMENGQGGHSSRGGSKHGKGFRTRKAYFYWVTREQGSFEWFKGIMNEVAEMDERGVIELHNYCTSVYEEGDARSALIAMLQSLQHAKSGVDVVSGTRVKSHFAKPNWRQVYKKITLHHPDTRVGVFYCGAPALTKELSQLASDFSRKTSTKFEFHKENF; from the exons ATGAGACCTCACGAACCTTATTCTGAGAACAATTCCGATGTGGAGAGCGTCGGCAGCGTTAGAAGGGGTGACCGGAGAGCCTTCAGCGGCCCAATTTCTTCCACCTCTAAGCCAAAGAAGAATGCCAAATTTgacctctcttcttcttcttcttcttcttcttcctcccccAAGGCTGCCGATGCCGATGACACCTATGTTGAAATTACCCTTGATATACGTGATGATTCTGTCGCCGTCCATAGCGTTCACACTGCCGGCGACGACCACGATCCCAACACTCTCGATGACCCTGAACTTTCCCTCCTTGCCAAAAGAACTCTCGAGAAGCAATCTTCCTCCTTCCGGGCCTCTGTTCTTCGCTCCACTTCTTCCCGTTTTAAACAGGTCTCTCAGGAGCTTAAACGCTTCACCTCCCTTAACCGCCGGACCTCCACTCGTCGGTTGGACCGGACCAAGTCTGCAGCCACCCACGCTCTCAAGGGGCTCAAGTTCATTGCTGCCAAGACTGGCGGTGGCAAAACCTCCCCCAGTTGGGCTCCGGTTGAGAAGAAGTTCGATGAACTCACCGCCTCCACCAATGGCCTCCTCCCCTCCTCCTTGTTCGGAGAGTGTATTG GAATGAACAAAGATTCGAAAGAATTCGCCGGTGAGCTTTTCCGTGCACTTGCTCGGAGGCACAACATTACCGATGATACTATCAACAAATCTCAGCTCAAAGAGTTCTGGGATCAGATCTCCGATGATAGCTTCGATTCCAGGCTTCAAACATTCTTTGACAT GGTGGATTCGGACGCAGATGGAAGAATCACAGAAGAAGAAGTCGAAGAG ATTATTAGCATGAGTGCTTCTACGAACAAACTGTCCACAATTCAAAAACAAGCAAAAGAATACGCAGCCTTGATCATGGAAGAATTGGACCCTGGAAATGCAGGGTACATCATG ATTCACAATTTGGAAACTCTGTTATTACAAGCTCCGAATCAATCGGTGAGAGTGAGCGACAGCCGAGTTCTAAGTCAGTTACTGAGCCAAAAGCTGAAGCCCACAAACGAAAGCAACCCAATCATAAGGACATATGACAAATTCCAGTACTTCGTGGAGGACAATTGGCAGAGGATTTGGGTGATCATGCTCTGGCTCGGCATCTGCGCCGGTCTCTTCGCTTACAAATTCATCCAATACCGCCACCGTGCCGTGTTCAAGATCATGGGTTACTGCGTTTGTATTGCCAAAGGAGGAGCCGAAACTCTCAAGTTCAACATGGCGCTCATTTTGCTCCCTGTTTGCCGCAACACCATCACTTGGCTTCGCAACAAAACCAAATTAGGCGTCATAGTCCCCTTCGACGACAATCTCAATTTCCACAAG GTTATAGCGGTGGGAATTTCAGTGGGAGTGGGGTTGCACGCACTCGCCCATTTAACGTGCGATTTCCCCCGGCTTCTCGACGCATCGGATGAAGAATACAAGCCAATGAAGCCCTTTTTTGGAAAGGAGCAGCCGGATAACTATTGGTGGTTTTTAAAGGGAGTGGAGGGAATTACAGGGATTATAATGGTAATACTAATGGCCATTGCTTTCACATTAGCCACTCCATGGTTCAGAAGAAACAAGCTCAATTTACCTGAATCCCTCAAAAAGCTCACTGGTTTCAACGCCTTTTGGTACTCCCACCACCTCTTCGTCATCGTCTACGCCCTCCTCGTCGTCCACGGCATCTTCCTCTACCTCACCAAGGAATGGTACAAGCAAACG ACGTGGATGTATTTGGCGGTTCCAGTCACCCTTTACGGGTGTGAAAGGTTGATAAGAGCATTCAGATCGGGGATCAAGCCAGTGAAGATCCTTAAG GTGGCTGTTTATCCTGGAAACGTTCTGGCACTGCACATGTCAAAGCCACATGGGTTCAAATACAAGAGTGGGCAGTACATGTTTGTGAACTGCCGAGACGTATCCCAATTCGAGTG GCATCCATTTTCAATTACCTCTGCTCCAGAAGATGACTATTTGAGTGTTCATATTCGGACATTGGGTGATTGGACAAGGCAGCTCAAGACTGTTTTCTCAGAGGTTTGTCAGCCTCCTCAAGCTGGAAAGAGTGGACTTCTCAGAGCTGAGTTCATGCAAGGGGGAGCTCAGAATCCCAA gTTCCCAAAAATATTGATCGACGGTCCATATGGGGCACCAGCACAAGACTACAAGAAATACGATGTTGTTTTGCTAGTGGGGCTAGGAATCGGGGCGACGCCAATGGTGAGTATAGTGAAGGACATAATCGACAACatggaggagaaagaagccgAAGCCAACGCGATGGAGAATGGGCAAGGGGGGCATAGCAGCCGAGGGGGTAGCAAGCATGGGAAAGGCTTCCGAACCCGAAAGGCATACTTTTATTGGGTGACGCGAGAGCAAGGGTCATTCGAATGGTTCAAAGGGATAATGAACGAGGTAGCGGAAATGGACGAGAGGGGCGTGATCGAGCTACACAACTACTGCACGAGCGTGTACGAAGAAGGGGACGCTCGATCCGCGTTGATAGCAATGCTTCAGTCGTTGCAGCATGCTAAGAGTGGAGTGGATGTGGTGTCTGGGACTCGAGTGAAGTCGCATTTTGCGAAGCCTAATTGGCGTCAAGTGTACAAAAAGATCACTCTTCACCATCCGGACACGCGCGTTGGGGTGTTCTATTGTGGGGCGCCCGCACTCACCAAGGAGCTCAGCCAATTGGCTTCCGATTTCTCCCGCAAAACATCCACTAAGTTCGAGTTCCATAAAGAGAACTTCTAA